In a genomic window of Streptomyces koelreuteriae:
- a CDS encoding AMP-binding protein — MTSVTTLQEGLGPAEAEAPGNMAAQLAELAERRGWNGRTAFHQGHRAWTHGEVHDLAARAATVLADHGVRPGDRVLLALPDSLAWVTAFLATARLGAVAVLVNPELPAADHVFLTEDTGALLCVTGPGLEERFARRACLGADQLMALAPAAEPAPTHQVDAHAPLYIQYTSGTTGRPKGVVHTHGDPRTYHDLVGRRVLRITADDVTLSVSKLYFAYGFGNAFVFPLFSGSSAVLVDRRPTPAGIDELVARHRVTLLYSVPSAYAALVAERGHGHEGCFASVRAAVSAGEGLPDGLARQLTALLGAPVLEQIGSTEAGHAFCANGFAHDHPGTVGRPVPGFEVELRGRDGRPVPDGEEGEMWVRGPTVTPGYLNRPEETARTLVGGWLATHDRACREPDGSYRHLGRADDMEMVGGITVSPLEVEAVLRGHPAVREVAVAAVPDGRGASRLRAFVVPAAAVRDGLPDELIGLARESLAAFKVPRSVSFVPSLPRTPTGKLRRHLVRRGAW, encoded by the coding sequence ATGACCAGTGTGACCACGCTTCAGGAAGGCCTCGGTCCGGCCGAGGCCGAGGCCCCCGGGAACATGGCCGCCCAGCTCGCGGAGCTCGCCGAGCGGCGTGGGTGGAACGGGCGGACCGCGTTTCACCAGGGGCACCGGGCCTGGACCCATGGGGAGGTGCACGACCTCGCGGCCCGGGCGGCCACCGTGCTCGCCGATCACGGGGTGCGCCCCGGGGACCGGGTACTGCTGGCGCTGCCCGACTCGCTCGCGTGGGTGACGGCGTTCCTCGCCACTGCCCGTCTCGGCGCCGTCGCGGTCCTGGTCAACCCCGAACTCCCGGCGGCCGACCATGTGTTCCTGACCGAGGACACCGGGGCCCTGCTGTGCGTGACGGGGCCGGGCCTGGAGGAGCGGTTCGCCCGCCGGGCCTGCCTCGGAGCGGATCAGCTGATGGCACTCGCCCCGGCCGCCGAGCCCGCGCCCACGCACCAGGTCGACGCGCACGCCCCGCTCTACATCCAGTACACCTCCGGTACGACGGGCCGCCCCAAGGGCGTCGTGCACACGCACGGCGATCCCCGGACGTACCACGACCTGGTCGGCCGGCGGGTGCTGCGGATCACGGCGGACGACGTCACGCTGTCGGTGTCGAAGCTGTACTTCGCCTACGGCTTCGGCAACGCTTTCGTCTTCCCGCTGTTCTCGGGTTCGTCCGCGGTGCTGGTGGACCGGCGTCCGACCCCGGCCGGCATCGACGAGCTGGTCGCCCGGCACCGGGTGACGCTGCTCTACTCGGTGCCGTCCGCGTACGCCGCGCTGGTCGCCGAGCGGGGCCACGGGCACGAGGGCTGCTTCGCCTCGGTCAGGGCCGCGGTGTCGGCCGGTGAGGGGCTGCCGGACGGGCTCGCACGGCAGCTCACCGCGCTGCTCGGGGCGCCGGTGCTGGAGCAGATCGGCTCCACCGAGGCCGGTCACGCGTTCTGCGCCAACGGCTTCGCCCACGACCACCCCGGGACCGTCGGCCGTCCCGTGCCCGGCTTCGAGGTGGAGCTGCGCGGCCGTGACGGGCGCCCGGTGCCGGACGGCGAGGAGGGCGAGATGTGGGTGCGCGGGCCGACGGTCACCCCGGGCTATCTGAACCGGCCCGAGGAGACCGCCCGGACCCTGGTCGGCGGCTGGCTGGCCACCCACGACCGGGCGTGCCGCGAACCGGACGGCTCCTACCGGCATCTGGGCCGCGCCGACGACATGGAGATGGTCGGCGGCATCACCGTCTCCCCGCTGGAGGTGGAGGCCGTGCTGCGCGGCCATCCGGCGGTACGGGAGGTGGCGGTCGCGGCCGTGCCCGACGGGCGGGGCGCGAGCCGGCTACGGGCCTTCGTGGTGCCGGCCGCGGCCGTGCGGGACGGTCTGCCGGACGAGCTGATCGGCCTGGCGCGGGAGAGCCTCGCCGCCTTCAAGGTCCCCCGCAGCGTCAGCTTCGTCCCGTCGCTGCCGCGCACCCCGACCGGGAAACTCCGCCGCCATCTGGTGCGCCGGGGTGCCTGGTGA